The nucleotide window TTCTGGCCGGACAAGAAGAACCTCGTAGCCCGGCAGGTCGGCGCGTTGCTCGACAGCAAGCCGCAACTCACCCAGGCCGATCTGGAGAATGCCAGCGTAGTGGTGCAGGGGCTCAGCGCCTATGAATACCTGTTGTTCGACACCGGCATCGTCCTCGACGCCGCCGGCAAGTCCCGCTACTGCCCGCTGCTGACCGCCATCGGCGCGCATCAGCAGCAACTCTCCGCCGACGTGCTGCAGCAGTGGCAGGACGCGGACGGCATGGCTGCACAGCTCAAGACATTTCCCAGCGAGCGCTATGCCGAATCGCGCGAGGCCATCGCCGAGCTGCTGCGCGCGCAGATCAACGGACTCGACGGGCTGAAGAAGAAACTCGGTGCGCCGCTCGGCCGGCAGACCAAGGGACAGCCGCAGCCCTATCAGGCCGAGGCCTGGCGCAGCGGTGCGACGCTGGCCAGCTTCGCGGCCACGCTCGCCAGCGCTGAGCAGCTGTGGAGCGGCGCCAAGGCGGACGGCCTGCGTTCGCTGCTCGGCGACGAGCACGCCGGGCTGGCGCAGCGCATCGACCAGGGTTACGCCGAGCTGAACCGGCAACTGGCCGCCCTCGATCAGCCGTTCGCCACCCTGCTCGCCGACAGCACAGGGCGTGAGCAGCTGAACGCGCTGTACCAGCAGCTCGACCAGGTGCATCGCCTGCATCAGAGCGAA belongs to Pseudomonas phenolilytica and includes:
- a CDS encoding imelysin family protein, yielding MNSHRTLRTTAALFTGLLLGACAPAEPFGAASQALTDNVLLPAYTQWAESDRRLAASATAFCAGEQTLDEARAAFIEAQRSWAGLQPLMIGPLAEGNRAWQVQFWPDKKNLVARQVGALLDSKPQLTQADLENASVVVQGLSAYEYLLFDTGIVLDAAGKSRYCPLLTAIGAHQQQLSADVLQQWQDADGMAAQLKTFPSERYAESREAIAELLRAQINGLDGLKKKLGAPLGRQTKGQPQPYQAEAWRSGATLASFAATLASAEQLWSGAKADGLRSLLGDEHAGLAQRIDQGYAELNRQLAALDQPFATLLADSTGREQLNALYQQLDQVHRLHQSELARALGIQIGFNAHDGD